From the Acidobacteriota bacterium genome, the window ATCCGCACCCCCCGTTGAAGATACCACTTCCGCGGGCCCGCCGGCGCAGGCAGGGACGTTCCAGGGCGTCCCGGCCCCCCGGGAGGGGATTCCCGGCTTACCCTTTCACCGTGCCTCCGGTCCCAGCGAGACTCCGGCCTGCCTCCCGCCCGGCTCCAGCAGGTCCGCCACGACGGCCCTCCGATGAAGGAAGATCCGGCGCAGGCGATCCCGGACGACGGGGTGCGCCAGGCGCCCCGCCCATCCGAGCGGGAGGCGGTAGCGGACGTGGTCCTCCATGAGCGTCCCCCCGTCTTTCTCCGTGAAGGTGTGGACGTGGACCCATTCGGCGTAAGGCCCGCGGATCTGCTCGTCCACGAAGGAGCGGGGGGGGTCCCATTTGGCGATGAGCGTCTTCCACCGGACCGGCACCCCCCACAACCGCAGACGGTACTCGATGAGGGTCCCCGCTCCCATGAAGATGGGCATCTCCGTCCGAATCCGAAACCGGAGCCAGCCGGGCGTCATGGGTTCCAGGTTGGACGCGTCCGCGAACAGGGGAAAGACCTCGGGAGGAGGGAGCGGGAAGCGCTGGAGAGCCACGAGGTGGTGGCTTCCTCCGGCGCGGTAAAAGGTGAGGGAGTCCATGGCCTCCTCCCCTCCGCTGGAATCGAACTAGGCCTTGAGGACGAAACTCTCCAGGTCCCGGCAACGGCCCGTGTCGTCGTCGAGATCCGCGAACAGGCCCCCCAGCCTGGGATCGCCCTTGGCGACGTTGAGGATCCGGGGAATCCCCGTCAGGATGCGCTCGGTGGAGTCCGAAACCTCCATGCCGATGACCGAGGCATAAGGGCCGGTCATGCCAGCGTCCGTCAGATAGCCCGTCCCGCCCGGAAGGATCTCCGCATCCGCCGTGGGCACGTGGGTGTGGCTCCCTACCACCACGCTCGCCCGGCCGTCGAGGTAGAAGCCCATGGCCCGCTTCTCGCTGGTGGCCTCCGCGTGGATGTCCACGAGGATGCAGCGCTCCCCGGCGGGGAGGCCCGCCAGGATCTGGTCGGCCTTGCGAAAGGGACAATCCACCGGGGGCATCAGGACGCGCCCCTGCAGGTTCAGAACCCACAGGGCCCGACCGTCGGCGAGGCCGAGCCGGCAATGGCCGTGCCCCGGAACGGGCGGAGGGTAGTTGGCCGGGCGGAGAAGGTGCTCCTCGTCTCCGAGAAACCCCAGGGCCTCCTTCTTGTCCCAGATGTGATTTCCCGACGTGAGGACCTGGATGCCGAATCCCCTCAGCTCGTCGAAGACCTTTCGCGTGAGGCCGAAGCCTCCGGCGGCGTTCTCGCAGTTGGCCACCACCGCTTCCGGGGCGTACCGCTGGCGCAGGCCGGGCAGAAGGGCCCGGACCGCGTGCCGTCCCGGACGGCCCACGACGTCGCCGATGAAGAGGACTCTCACCCTCCCGGACCTCCTTCATCCCGACGGCTTCCCCGACTCACGTGGCGTACCCCACGTGGCGAGTCTCCCGAACGACCTGCACCTTCACCTGGCCCGTGAACCGAACCTCCCTCTCGATGCGCTCCGCCACGTCCTTGGCGAGCCAGAGGGTGTACTCGTCGTCCACCTGGGCCGCGTCCACGAGCACCAGGATCTCCCGGCCGGCCTTCATGGCGTAGGCCGTCCGGACCCCCTTGAAGCCCCTCACGAGGGCTTCGAGCTGCTCCATGTGCTCCACGTACCGCTCGAGGCCCTGCTTTTGCACGCCGGGCGCCGTCAGGGCGAGGTTCTCCGCCGCCTCCAGGAGATGGGCCTCGGGGAGC encodes:
- a CDS encoding TIGR00282 family metallophosphoesterase; translated protein: MRVLFIGDVVGRPGRHAVRALLPGLRQRYAPEAVVANCENAAGGFGLTRKVFDELRGFGIQVLTSGNHIWDKKEALGFLGDEEHLLRPANYPPPVPGHGHCRLGLADGRALWVLNLQGRVLMPPVDCPFRKADQILAGLPAGERCILVDIHAEATSEKRAMGFYLDGRASVVVGSHTHVPTADAEILPGGTGYLTDAGMTGPYASVIGMEVSDSTERILTGIPRILNVAKGDPRLGGLFADLDDDTGRCRDLESFVLKA
- a CDS encoding SRPBCC family protein, yielding MDSLTFYRAGGSHHLVALQRFPLPPPEVFPLFADASNLEPMTPGWLRFRIRTEMPIFMGAGTLIEYRLRLWGVPVRWKTLIAKWDPPRSFVDEQIRGPYAEWVHVHTFTEKDGGTLMEDHVRYRLPLGWAGRLAHPVVRDRLRRIFLHRRAVVADLLEPGGRQAGVSLGPEAR